The genomic segment GGAAACAATAagaatgaataatataaatatatataaatatttttgttttttgtgtGGGAgggaaaaataaatgtatatatatatatatatatatatatatatatatatatatgtatgtataattttttttattatatcattgtATAAGTGTTAgagtatatttatttacataaagaatatattattatatcaagAATTTGTAcagtataaaaaattatatattgattAAGCTGGAAAGTTGCTTGTGAAGAAGCTACAGTTCTTATATTACCAAAAGTTTATATacgtatttatattaatgacATATGTAAaaactttattttatttttttttatagatagAGGAGGTTTTTCAAGAGGTTTTGGAAGAGGTGTTAGAGGAACTCGTGGAAGAGGCGGCAGAGGAGCACGAGGAaggtaaaaaagaaaaaggaaaaaaaaaaaaaaaaaaaaaaagaataaagaaaaaaaaaaaaaggggaaagcatatttatatatgatatatatatatatatatatatatatatgtgtgtatatttgtttgtttaatTTGTTTAGAGGAAGAGGCTCTGCAGAagatgatttaaaaaattggGTTCCTGTAACCAAGTTAGGTAGATTAGTAAAAGAAGGAAAGATAGTTTCTattgaagaaatatatttacattcaTTACCAATAAAGGAATATCAAATAATAGATTATTTCTTTCAACCTAATGAATGTTCTCATCCTTTAAAAGATGATGTTGTAAAAATAATGCCAGTACAAAAACAAACAAGAGCTGGTCAGAGAACCAGATTTAAAGCATTTGTTGCTATTGGTGATGGTAATGGTCATTGTGGTTTAGGTGTAAAATGTGCAAAGGAAGTAGCTACAGCTATTAGAGGTGCTATTATTTCAGCAAAACTTTCCTTAATACCTGTAAGAAGAGGATATTGGGGTAATAAAATTGGAGACCCACATACTGTCCCTATGAAAGTTTCTGGAAAATGTGGTAGTGTTCGTATTCGTTTAGTACCAGCTCCAAGAGGTACTCAAATTGTCGGAGCTCCAACAACCAAAAAAATGTTGAACTTTGCTGGTATAAAGGATTGCTTCTCATCATCTTgtggaaaaacaaaaactaAAGGAAACTTTTTGAGAGTATgtgttaatataattaaataaatataaatataaatatatatatatatatatatgtatatatatatgtgtgtacatatacttatatatttatttataacattttttttttttttttttttccttcttccCTCTTTTAGGCCATTTTCAACGCTTTGAGTAAAACATACGGTTATTTAACACCTGACTTATGGAAAGTTACAAACTTTGATAAGTCACCATATGAAGAATGGTCAGACTTTCTTGAAACTTATCA from the Plasmodium falciparum 3D7 genome assembly, chromosome: 14 genome contains:
- a CDS encoding 40S ribosomal protein S5, whose product is MEDRGGFSRGFGRGVRGTRGRGGRGARGRGRGSAEDDLKNWVPVTKLGRLVKEGKIVSIEEIYLHSLPIKEYQIIDYFFQPNECSHPLKDDVVKIMPVQKQTRAGQRTRFKAFVAIGDGNGHCGLGVKCAKEVATAIRGAIISAKLSLIPVRRGYWGNKIGDPHTVPMKVSGKCGSVRIRLVPAPRGTQIVGAPTTKKMLNFAGIKDCFSSSCGKTKTKGNFLRAIFNALSKTYGYLTPDLWKVTNFDKSPYEEWSDFLETYQNLKGIKGTV